Proteins from a genomic interval of Colletotrichum higginsianum IMI 349063 chromosome 6, whole genome shotgun sequence:
- a CDS encoding Ubiquinone biosynthesis protein COQ7 translates to MASTRSLLRPYSGLARLGAHIVQAPAICISHRQLSTAPNSQAEATGAAAPLRLKPLTLEQRDFLSSALRVNQAGELAATRIYTAQTPPIVNRHPHLRPLMAHMYEQEEGHLKTFNSLIHKHRVRPTALYPLWQLMSTGLGWSTAVMGREAAMACTEAVETEIGDHYNSQIRTLLEMVSEWEAEGYDVGPEFTELIKTLRRIRDEELEHLDHAVEHDAKKAEPHWLLTGVIRAGCKGAIWVSEKI, encoded by the exons ATGGCGTCGACACGATCATTGTTGAGGCCCTACAGCGGCCTCGCGAGGCTTGGCGCGCACATTGTGCAAGCGCCCGCCATCTGCATATCCCATAGACAGCTTTCCACTGCCCCCAACTCGCAGGCCGAAGCGACAGGCGCAGCAGCGCCTCTTCGTCTCAAACCTTTGACGCTGGAGCAGCGGGATTTCCTTTCCTCTGCG CTGCGTGTCAACCAAGCCGGCGAATTGGCTGCGACCCGGATTTATACTGCCCAGACCCCTCCGATCGTCAACCGACACCCGCACCTGCGACCGCTGATGGCACATATGTACGAACAAGAGGAGGGCCACCTCAAGACATTCAATTCGCTCATTCACAAGCACCGAGTGCGCCCGACTGCGCTTTACCCCCTGTGGCAGCTCATGTCGACCGGTTTGGGTTGGAGCACGGCAGTCATGGGCCGGGAGGCGGCAATGGCGTGCACAGAAGCCGTCGAGACGGAGATTGGTGACCACTACAACAGCCAAATCCGGACCCTGCTTGAGATGGTCAGTGAGTGGGAGGCCGAGGGCTACGACGTCGGACCCGAATTCACCGAACTCATTAAGACGCTGCGGCGCATTCGCGACGAAGAGCTGGAACACCTCGACCACGCCGTCGAGCATGACGCCAAAAAGGCAGAGCCTCACTGGCTGCTGACCGGTGTCATCCGGGCAGGCTGCAAAGGTGCCATTTGGGTGAGCGAAAAGATATAA
- a CDS encoding fungal specific transcription factor domain-containing protein — MPGILPMKVIKVGTSSQSRIAQACDRCRSKKIRCDGIRPTCSQCANVGFECRTSDKLSRRAFPRGYTESLEERVRQLENEVRELKDLLDEKDEKIDMLSRMHGNHSHAGHRSPSVTASAHSPASAADARKDAGTPVKEDTFRVQASPLLLGVENSDSYFMGPSSGRAFIEAFKRKMQENGKSCSDFNPEAFLHIQGCHPLTTKSPDQSLKVPPRLFSDRCVNVYFQEWAPLFPVLHKPTFLHIYEEFVSDPEKVKNSHKIAQLYLVFGIAALGSDQPDLEQIAACEQQWHRAVEAVLMENTMVTLQCLELALLYCIVRADYKRLQHYKGIAVGLSHRLGLHQSQKRFSFGALTIETRKKVFWTLYTLDCFSGAILGLPKLLKEDEIHTEYPSDTDDEYVTEKGFQPTLPGEYTRLSSALALFRCCRILAKVMEKNYPAATSHELSLQQMSAMEAELDEWCESLPTHLKLTFKQDKPSTDVTGSRSPLLALAYYYTKTLIFRPAVGSSLGHKAAPAMMSIAESAKHVVQIIQLLEERNMTFSFCLNKTDTLVTCSITLLYQSFELKQDSKMMKDVERLVNSVLQILTKAKAPGSFDLKRVAGILVRLDDTNLPTPPPQQIPEASMPAPQKSSPSAPAPKKKSPSQTLGRLPSASASDGNLVQQQEKMRRMTMPSIQNRPELYRSRSKTSFDSPQQQDMAARRDQRLSMSQIANRIRTSTKQNLDYLSLNSTPNGSLPSSPTTARLHQHILAAAHHNLYAQHHQQQQHQQQPHKASGVSSSEWEALLGSMDGGLNNVYDAIYGGGGGALPTMGETPASSSTGLDSWSPDSWDLANFNIGDFGTNPAPPQSVLSVSEESLSSGEDLATSDLNMSVSSLEYRNALLASCGANGDGLFLDGLDGNFGL, encoded by the exons ATGCCCGGAATTCTACCCATGAAGGTCATCAAGGTGGGCACCAGCTCCCAGAGTCGGATAGCCCAGGCTTGCGACCGGTGCCGGAGCAAGAAGATCCGCTGCGACGGCATCAGGCCGACTTGCTCGCAATGTGCCAACGTTGGCTTCGAGTGCCGCACGAGCGACAAACTGAGTCGCCGCGCCTTTCCTCGCGGCTACACCGAGTCTCTCGAGGAGCGCGTTCGCCAGCTGGAAAACGAAGTCAGAGAACTGAAAGACCTActggacgagaaggacgagaagaTCGATATGCTGTCGAGGATGCACGGGAACCACAGCCACGCGGGTCATCGTAGCCCCTCCgtcacggcgtcggcgcaTTCACCGGCATCCGCCGCCGATGCAAGGAAAGATGCCGGGACCCCTGTGAAAGAGGATACTTTCCGCGTGCAGGCGTCGCCGTTGTtgctcggcgtcgagaacTCGGATTCGTACTTCATGGGGCCGTCAAGCGGCCGTGCCTTTATCG AGGCGTTTAAGCGCAAGATGCAAGAGAACGGCAAATCTTGCTCGGATTTCAACCCGGAAGCCTTTTTGCACATCCAGGGCTGCCATCCCCTGACGACAAAGTCGCCGGACCAGTCTCTGAAGGTGCCCCCGCGTCTGTTTTCCGACCGCTGCGTCAACGTCTACTTCCAAGAATGGGCACCTTTGTTCCCTGTATTGCACAAGCCGACGTTCCTACACATCTACGAGGAATTCGTCTCCGACCCGGAAAAGGTCAAGAACAGCCACAAGATCGCGCAGCTGTATCTGGTCTTTGGAATTGCCGCGCTGGGTAGCGACCAGCCCGACCTCGAGCAGATCGCCGCATGCGAGCAGCAATGGCATCGAGCCGTTGAGGCCGTCCTCATGGAGAACACCATGGTCACTCTGCAGTGTCTCGAGCTGGCACTCCTTTACTGCATAGTGAGGGCGGATTACAAGCGCCTTCAACACTACAAGGGCATCGCCGTGGGCTTGTCCCACCGCCTCGGACTCCACCAGAGTCAGAAGCGTTTCTCGTTCGGCGCGCTCACCATCGAGACTCGTAAGAAGGTTTTCTGGACGCTCTACACATTGGACTG CTTCTCTGGTGCCATTCTCGGCCTGCCGAAACTGCTCAAGGAGGATGAGATACACACAGAGTACCCGTCAGACACCGACGACGAATACGTGACCGAGAAGGGCTTTCAACCGACTCTTCCCGGCGAGTACACTCGTCTGTCGAGCGCTCTCGCGCTCTTCCGCTGCTGCCGAATTCTCGCCAAGGTCATGGAGAAGAACTACCCGGCAGCCACATCTCACGAGCTGTCGTTGCAACAGATGTCTGCCATGGAAGCCGAACTCGACGAGTGGTGCGAATCTCTGCCTACCCATCTCAAACTCACCTTCAAGCAAGACAAGCCTTCGACAGACGTCACTGGAAGCCGGTCCCCGTTGCTCGCGCTTGCATACTACTACACCAAGACGCTCATCTTCCGTCCCGCTGTTGGGTCATCGCTTGGCCACAAGGCGGCGCCTGCGATGATGTCGATTGCCGAGTCCGCCAAGCACGTTGTCCAAATCATCCAGCTGCTCGAGGAACGCAACATGACCTTCTCCTTCTGCCTCAACAAAACAGATACGCTTGTGACCTGCAGCATCACTCTTCTGTACCAGAGTTTCGAGTTGAAGCAGGACAGCAAAATGATGAAGGATGTCGAGCGCCTCGTCAACAGCGTCCTCCAAATTCTCACAAAAGCAAAGGCCCCGGGCTCTTTCGACCTCAAGCGCGTAGCCGGCATCCTCGTTCGACTTGACGATACCAACCTGCCCACTCCGCCACCACAGCAGATTCCAGAGGCATCTATGCCCGCGCCGCAGAAGTCGTCGCCATCCGCTCCAGCCCCCAAGAAAAAGTCGCCTTCACAGACCCTCGGTCGCTTGCCGAGTGCCTCCGCCAGCGATGGCAACTTGGTCCAGCAACAGGAGAAGATGCGTCGCATGACGATGCCCAGCATTCAGAACCGCCCGGAGTTGTATCGATCACGTTCGAAGACGTCGTTCGACAGCCCTCAACAGCAAGACATGGCCGCGCGTCGCGACCAGCGGCTCTCCATGTCCCAGATCGCCAACCGCATCCGCACATCGACGAAACAGAATCTCGACTATCTTTCCCTCAACAGCACGCCCAACGGCTCCTTGCCATCGTCTCCGACCACTGCACGGCTACACCAGCACATCCTCGCCGCTGCCCACCATAACCTCTATGCTCAGCACcaccagcaacaacaacatcagcAGCAACCGCACAAGGCTTCGGGTGTGTCCTCATCAGAGTGGGAAGCCCTTCTGGGCTCCATGGACGGTGGGCTGAACAACGTCTACGACGCTATCTACGGCGGTGGAGGTGGCGCCCTGCCTACCATGGGCgagacgccggcgtcgtcctcgacggggCTGGACAGCTGGAGTCCGGACTCGTGGGACCTGGCCAACTTCAACATTGGCGACTTCGGCACGAACcctgcgccgccgcagagCGTGCTGAGCGTGAGCGAGGAGAGCCTCAGCTCGGGAGAGGACCTGGCAACGAGCGATCTGAACATGAGCGTCAGCAGTCTGGAGTACCGGAACGCGCTGCTCGCATCGTGCGGTGCGAATGGAGACGGGCTGTTTCTTGATGGGCTAGATGGTAATTTTGGACTGTGA
- a CDS encoding Plus-3 domain-containing protein has product MADIDDELLALAGGGESSDEEELMSEAESRAPSASPPPKAAAKKSEAKKAKSRVGGNDSEEEGEATSPPGSPNSIGSAAMDESDSEAEPHRPGHDDDEEDKYPVDGMFRSRAEKEQVMAMREVERESLLAERQAEIERHRQNRMLRQLVSKQENEEKKQKLKKRSADAADLEEASRKNSRPRTEGKTSAIDTLRRARAEKSDRARRREEDRQKGNRSPHGDYRDHDSDEGGDWEERDRRRHHKSRSPDEEIVARALPPPDIRDFERVRVGKSRFAEYCFNPGFETAMIGCYVRISIGPDPKTGQDEYRMARIQSITVGKPYAMTGPGGSFVTDQYVLAAHGKAERPFPFIFLSDRPFSEREYNRYEKVIQSEGLSLPKKQVLLDKIEDINALIAHHLTTTEIDERIQRKNALRKKFDPKLRERLAQEIEVARLRGNAAKAEELQEQLDDLKTNVLAFKTSLSDSSSKPSTTSQQDRLANINRQRRLENAENVRRAQLKEKAEARKLDAALERGEDIKNDLSRRLRTRAKFIHDANDSGKKPTGKDSNASTPANGTPKSGAQEKNLLPNLAKLQAAKQEKKGIPTIHKPLMDDDIIGALDLDIDIEID; this is encoded by the exons ATGGCCGACATAGACGACGAGCTTCTGGCTCTTGCGGGTGGTGGGGAGTCCTCTGATGAGGAGGAGTTGATGTCAGAGGCCGAGAGCAGGGCGCCATCcgcatcaccaccacccaagGCAGCCGCGAAAAAGTCTGAGGCAAAGAAGGCAAAATCGCGCGTGGGTGGGAACGATtcagaagaggaaggagaggC CACTTCACCACCCGGTAGTCCCAACTCGATCGGATCCGCCGCCATGGACGAGTCCGACTCCGAAGCCGAGCCGCACAGACCTGGccacgacgatgacgaggaagacaaATACCCGGTTGATGGCATGTTCAGGAGTCGTGCCGAGAAGGAACAGGTGATGGCCATGCGCGAGGTGGAGAGAGAATCACTGCTGGCGGAGCGTCAAGCCGAGATCGAGCGCCACCGACAGAATCGCATGCTTCGCCAGCTGGTCAGCAAGCAGGAGAACGAGGAAAAAAAGCAAAAATTGAAGAAACGTAgcgccgatgccgctgaTCTTGAAGAGGCCTCGCGCAAGAACTCGCGGCCGCGCACCGAAGGCAAGACGTCTGCGATAGATACACTGCGTCGCGCGCGTGCGGAGAAGAGCGATcgcgcccgtcgtcgtgaGGAGGACCGTCAGAAGGGAAATCGGTCGCCGCACGGCGATTACCGAGACCATGATAGTGATGAAGGAGGTGACTGGGAGGAACGCgatcgccgtcgtcatcacaAGTCGCGATCGCCCGACGAAGAaatcgtcgcgcgcgcgctgccgcccccCGACATCCGCGATTTCGAGCGTGTCCGCGTCGGAAAGAGTCGTTTCGCCGAGTACTGCTTCAATCCTGGTTTCGAGACAGCCATGATTGGATGCTATGTCCGCATCAGCATCGGCCCCGACCCTAAGACAGGCCAAGACGAGTATCGCATGGCGCGCATTCAAT CCATCACCGTCGGCAAACCATATGCCATGACTGGTCCAGGTGGCTCTTTCGTTACTGACCAGTATGTTCTGGCCGCTCATGGCAAGGCAGAGAGGCCGTTCCCTTTCATCTTTCTGTCGGATCGGCCATTCAGTGAA CGCGAGTACAACCGCTACGAAAAGGTCATCCAGTCTGAAGGACTTAGCCTCCCCAAGAAACAGGTTCTTCTCGACAAGATTGAAGATATCAACGCGCTCATCGCCCACCACCTCACGACGACGGAGATTGACGAGCGCATCCAGCGCAAGAACGCCCTGCGCAAGAAGTTCGATCCCAAGCTCCGTGAGCGTCTCGCCCAGGAGATCGAGGTTGCGCGACTCAGGGGCAACGCAGCCAAGGCGGAGGAATTACAGGAACAACTCGACGACCTCAAGACGAATGTTCTCGCATTCAAGACGAGCCTCAGCGACTCGTCGTCAAAGCCGAGTACGACGTCGCAGCAGGACCGCCTGGCCAACATCAaccgccagcgccgactCGAGAACGCCGAGAACGTCCGTAGGGCGCAgctcaaggagaaggccgaggcgcgcAAGCTAGATGCGGCACTGGAGAGGGGCGAGGACATCAAGAACGATCTTTCGCGGCGGCTGCGGACGAGAGCGAAGTTCATACATGATGCCAACGACTCTGGTAAGAAGCCCACGGGCAAGGATAGCAACGCGAGCACGCCTGCGAATGGGACGCCGAAATCCGGGGCTCAGGAGAAGAATCTGCTACCCAACTTGGCCAAGCTCCAGGCCGCAAaacaggagaagaagggcatcCCGACTATTCATAAGCCGCTCATGGACGACGATATTATCGGAGCTTTGGATCTCGACATTGACATCGAGATTGATTAG
- a CDS encoding Glycerophosphoryl diester phosphodiesterase — translation MASETKPLLAEEPSIPPGTSYFAHLSLSLSFSASQRLTTATAAPSSVPGSASSSTPARRLPQAIAHRGFKALYPENTLLAFRGALDAGAHALETDLHLTRDGVVVLSHDGNLKRCFGVDRRISECDWDYLRTLRTVQEPGEGMPRLEDLLAFLAKGGAGRERVWVLLDIKTDDPPVELLERVAEVLVSTPGPVPWEERIVLGCWNQPYITHVRSILPTYPVTLISWSPFYARGFLSPAEPNLSFNMFQKSLVGPAGKLFIRDVRKAGRRLFVWTVNDEEWMEWSIRAGADGVITDDPELFLEVCRRWEGRETAAAAAGHRSGSVVGDVAAGEESDDTKAARRAGRVRDGTWRRTLRLYLEIVGVQVLVAVFTPVLMLVARFGVVAPGPSTTKALRL, via the exons ATGGCTTCAGAGACGAAGCCTCTCCTCGCAGAGGAACCCTCCATCCCGCCCGGTACCTCTTACTTcgcccatctctctctctctctctcgttctCTGCCTCACAAAGACTGACCACGGCCACCGCAGCGCCCTCGTCCGTACCCGGAtccgcgtcctcgtccacacccgcccgccgcctcccacAGGCGATAGCCCACCGCGGCTTCAAGGCCCTCTACCCCGAAAAcaccctcctcgccttccgcggcgccctcgacgccggtgcGCACGCCCTCGAGACGGACCTGCACCTGAcgcgcgacggcgtcgtcgtgctcTCGCACGACGGGAACCTGAAGCGCtgcttcggcgtcgacagGAGGATCAGCGAGTGCGATTGGGACTACCTGCGGACGCTGCGCACTGTGCAGGAGCCCGGGGAGGGGATGCCGCGGCTGGAGGACCTGCTGGCGTTCCTGGCGAAGGGGGGCGCAGGCAGAGAGCGGGTTTGGGTCTTGTTGGACATCAAG ACCGACGATCCGCCGGTAGAACTGCTCGAACGGGTGGCCGAGGTCCTGGTCTCGACGCCGGGCCCCGTACCATGGGAGGAGAGGATCGTTCTCGGCTGCTGGAAC CAACCCTACATTACCCACGTCCGCTCCATCCTGCCCACCTACCCCGTCACCCTCATCTCCTGGTCCCCGTTCTATGCGCGCGGATTCCTCTCCCCCGCCGAGCCGAACCTGTCCTTCAACATGTTCCAAAAGTCGCTCGTCGGGCCCGCGGGCAAGCTCTTCATCCGCGACGTCCGGAAGGCCGGCAGGCGGCTGTTCGTCTGGACCGTCAACGACGAGGAGTGGATGGAGTGGAGCATCCGTgccggcgcggacggcgtcATCACCGATGACCCGGAGCTGTTCCTCGAGGTGTGTCGACGGTGGGAGGGCAGAGAgaccgctgctgctgctgctggacaCAGATCTGGCTCCGTTGTCGGCGacgtggcggcgggggaggagtCCGACGACACAAAGGccgcgaggagggcgggccGCGTCCGCGACGGCACCTGGAGGCGGACGCTGAGGCTGTATCTCGAGATCGTGGGTGTACAGGTCCTCGTGGCAGTCTTCACGCCGGTGCTGATGCTCGTCGCGCggttcggcgtcgtcgcgccGGGGCCGAGCACGACTAAGGCGTTGAGGTTGTGA